In Nitrosopumilaceae archaeon, the following proteins share a genomic window:
- a CDS encoding ATP-binding protein produces the protein MTIGVVIGESKPTEVTAQSSKPLAVGEYVIIDSQNGKLLGLVERSIVSSDALTDVRNFDEAIESKEVASLNSRDKNYKVKIGILGFLDKLQKGQAVLPAIPPLPGSSILDATENDLGIIFAPKENEWIRIGALLRNSETEAKVNLNKIVSRHIGILAMTGMGKSNLVSLIAKQIATLQGTLIIFDYHNDYENLNLPKINIMTAKINPRLLQADKLAEVIEIRENADKQQRALREAFTDSVKQAKDFWTALEDSVSSFGHTTKGYADSASRVLDKIDDAKHRFSDILDPDCGDPVDLIKDGRVNILSVAELSERQANAGLAYYLQELLTDRKDACWAKRGKESSRKNNKFSAPIFVIIEEAHVFIPKGEHTDTKYWASKVAREGRKFGIGLGIVSQRPRNIDPNVLSQMGSLAIMKIVQDDDQQQIASAAESLSKDLLSQLPSLNIGDAVLIGQWVNLPAIVHIDEVKGKTAGSDLNAVSEWSESIKFKEIGIESTRGLIQKDLLMD, from the coding sequence ATGACAATAGGAGTTGTAATAGGAGAATCAAAGCCAACTGAGGTTACCGCACAGTCATCTAAACCACTTGCAGTAGGAGAATATGTTATCATTGATTCACAAAATGGAAAGCTACTCGGATTAGTAGAAAGATCAATTGTTTCAAGTGATGCACTCACAGATGTACGAAACTTTGACGAAGCTATAGAAAGCAAAGAGGTAGCATCTCTTAATTCTCGCGATAAAAACTATAAAGTAAAAATAGGAATTCTTGGATTTTTAGACAAGTTACAAAAAGGACAAGCTGTTTTACCTGCAATTCCTCCATTACCAGGATCTTCAATACTTGATGCAACCGAAAATGATTTGGGAATAATATTTGCCCCAAAGGAAAATGAATGGATTAGAATAGGTGCACTTCTTAGAAATTCGGAAACTGAAGCCAAAGTAAACCTGAACAAAATTGTCTCAAGACACATAGGCATACTTGCTATGACGGGTATGGGAAAAAGTAACCTAGTATCGCTCATCGCAAAACAGATAGCAACTCTTCAAGGGACACTAATAATTTTTGATTATCACAATGATTATGAAAATCTCAATCTGCCAAAAATCAACATAATGACAGCTAAAATAAATCCAAGATTATTACAAGCAGACAAGCTTGCTGAAGTAATAGAGATTAGAGAAAATGCAGACAAGCAACAACGAGCATTACGCGAGGCATTTACTGATTCGGTCAAACAGGCAAAAGATTTCTGGACAGCACTAGAAGACAGCGTTTCATCATTTGGACATACAACAAAAGGATATGCAGATAGTGCAAGTAGAGTTCTTGACAAGATTGATGATGCAAAACATAGATTTTCTGATATTTTAGATCCAGATTGTGGAGATCCTGTTGATTTGATAAAAGATGGAAGAGTTAACATTCTAAGTGTTGCGGAGCTAAGTGAAAGACAGGCAAATGCAGGTCTAGCATACTATTTGCAAGAGTTGCTAACAGATAGAAAAGACGCATGCTGGGCAAAAAGAGGAAAGGAATCTTCAAGAAAGAATAATAAATTTTCTGCCCCTATTTTTGTAATAATTGAAGAAGCACATGTTTTTATTCCAAAAGGAGAGCACACTGACACAAAATATTGGGCATCCAAAGTTGCAAGAGAAGGAAGAAAGTTTGGAATTGGACTGGGTATTGTATCTCAAAGACCTAGAAATATTGATCCAAATGTACTAAGCCAGATGGGTTCTCTTGCCATAATGAAAATTGTACAAGATGATGATCAACAACAAATTGCCTCAGCTGCAGAATCACTCAGCAAGGATCTGCTTTCTCAGTTACCGTCTTTGAACATAGGTGATGCTGTTCTCATAGGACAATGGGTCAATCTACCAGCAATTGTACACATAGATGAAGTAAAAGGAAAGACGGCGGGTTCCGATTTAAATGCAGTATCAGAATGGTCAGAATCTATAAAGTTCAAAGAAATTGGCATTGAGTCAACAAGGGGACTAATCCAAAAAGATCTATTGATGGACTAA
- a CDS encoding AAA family ATPase, whose translation MLNEIELGNFLSHSNTKLGFNKGVTVFVGQNGAGKSSIIDGITFALFGQHTRNSNKGLVRRGANQAYAKVNFSILDRQFEAIRKIDSKGTVSSQFFEKKNGTLIPLAAGERKQFGESMTKTIESLIGMDFDKLKVASIVQQGELNSIINADPKKFKELVNAIIGIDKLDTAFEIMKYVIENFRVSIKEKLEYDDRDIESLKIKIDLLTKEINLARPQKEEMITRKKMQENELVQLQNKIDSESAKEIKIKELETRKSELIQYVKTAIASLKKEIQEKEKKFSDCDGCFNHISSKKETESQLIKIETELESSRKEIQEFVEKIGKLDGQEELAGKLKLQDGKCPVCDSKVETLNPLFEEEHLRSEITKIRNEIDLLTKLEKENREKKHVLEQNLQKALNAERTLSIHGIRQPQELSHLKEEIFMLKNNIQKIPSELNTSKNLIHLAIDPHSEALCKTILTLQKETDGFDLIEFKNLKISFDQKRKSLSTTEQEIGALTQKIETAEVYQEKIFQALEELVLVKKYVLQLEEIRGHIFNRDGPVATSLRSWALNLISQKASEYLSAFNVKIQRVLLREKARDVGILCYSGNTVLELDSLSGGEKVSIALALRLGMAHILGSSNLNFIILDEPTTHLDEERRKSLVGILSNAFEANLAAISQFIIITHDSEIFENSNVDTIYNFEATPEGTKVIPF comes from the coding sequence ATGTTAAACGAAATAGAGCTTGGTAATTTTCTTTCCCATTCTAATACAAAACTAGGATTTAACAAGGGTGTAACAGTCTTTGTCGGTCAGAATGGGGCAGGCAAATCAAGCATCATAGATGGAATAACATTTGCACTGTTTGGTCAGCATACTAGAAATTCTAACAAGGGGCTGGTTCGCCGAGGTGCAAATCAGGCGTATGCTAAGGTAAATTTCTCCATTTTAGATAGACAGTTTGAGGCAATACGCAAAATTGATTCAAAAGGAACAGTTTCCTCCCAGTTTTTTGAGAAAAAAAATGGCACTCTCATACCGCTTGCAGCAGGGGAAAGAAAACAGTTTGGCGAATCTATGACAAAGACAATCGAGTCTTTGATAGGAATGGATTTTGATAAGCTTAAGGTGGCATCAATTGTTCAACAAGGTGAACTTAATTCCATAATTAATGCAGACCCAAAAAAATTCAAGGAATTAGTGAATGCCATCATCGGAATTGATAAACTTGATACAGCATTTGAAATAATGAAATATGTTATAGAAAACTTTCGTGTTTCTATAAAAGAGAAATTAGAATATGATGACAGGGATATTGAAAGTCTAAAAATTAAGATTGATCTTCTTACAAAAGAGATCAATCTAGCAAGGCCACAAAAAGAAGAGATGATCACAAGGAAGAAAATGCAAGAAAATGAACTTGTTCAATTACAAAATAAGATAGATTCAGAATCTGCAAAAGAAATTAAGATAAAAGAATTAGAAACAAGAAAGTCTGAACTCATTCAATATGTAAAAACTGCAATCGCTTCTCTAAAAAAAGAAATACAGGAAAAAGAGAAAAAATTTTCCGACTGTGATGGATGTTTTAACCACATATCATCTAAAAAAGAAACTGAGTCGCAACTAATAAAAATAGAAACAGAGTTAGAATCATCAAGAAAAGAGATTCAAGAATTTGTAGAAAAGATAGGCAAACTTGATGGCCAAGAAGAACTTGCAGGTAAGCTAAAACTACAAGATGGGAAATGTCCAGTCTGCGACTCCAAAGTAGAAACGCTCAACCCTCTTTTTGAAGAAGAACATCTTCGCAGTGAGATTACAAAAATACGAAATGAAATAGACTTGTTAACAAAACTAGAAAAAGAAAATCGTGAGAAAAAACACGTTCTTGAGCAAAATCTGCAAAAGGCTCTCAATGCGGAAAGAACACTCTCAATACATGGAATAAGACAGCCTCAAGAATTATCACATCTAAAAGAAGAAATATTTATGTTAAAAAATAACATTCAAAAAATCCCATCAGAGTTGAATACATCCAAAAATCTGATACATTTAGCAATAGATCCTCATTCCGAAGCACTATGTAAAACAATACTAACACTTCAAAAAGAAACAGATGGGTTTGATCTAATTGAATTTAAAAATCTAAAAATCTCTTTTGATCAAAAACGTAAATCACTTAGTACAACTGAACAAGAAATCGGTGCATTAACACAAAAGATAGAGACTGCAGAAGTATACCAAGAAAAAATTTTCCAAGCATTAGAAGAACTTGTTTTAGTAAAAAAATATGTTTTGCAATTAGAAGAAATTCGGGGTCATATTTTTAACAGGGACGGACCTGTTGCAACTAGTTTACGTTCATGGGCATTAAACCTGATATCGCAAAAAGCATCAGAATATTTGTCCGCATTTAACGTGAAGATTCAAAGAGTTTTGTTGCGGGAAAAGGCACGAGATGTGGGAATTTTATGTTATTCTGGAAATACAGTTTTGGAACTTGATTCTCTAAGTGGCGGTGAAAAAGTTAGCATAGCATTAGCTCTGCGACTTGGAATGGCACACATTCTAGGTTCCTCTAATCTTAATTTCATTATACTTGATGAACCAACTACACATTTAGATGAAGAGCGTAGAAAATCATTAGTAGGAATTCTTTCTAATGCGTTTGAAGCTAATCTAGCTGCAATATCTCAGTTTATTATAATCACGCATGATTCTGAAATATTTGAAAACTCTAATGTTGATACAATATACAATTTTGAAGCTACTCCTGAAGGAACAAAAGTAATACCGTTCTAA
- a CDS encoding DNA double-strand break repair nuclease NurA, producing MLNTVYIDALKKREETLSILKGEKFDQIIEEAKHNWIDYMPQKQDCEIAGIDSSYNSTKFQGLELWVVTAVAIKSDSTVISEFHNHGLGTPSPELETQASKMEIDACTASVDKADVVILDGSLYSQFLTRQSSLSSMITAAIKKRNNVVFISKTSSARKQFEKLGSLAGDIFYYNHATKKAGFSKIFVDKELGPGKVISSTYARLSESTPLIKIELFGSDHDETEVKSLLDKLCKNSVSGYPYALKLAHNKCKITYTDLARLVSLYGLGNEIGSREVLG from the coding sequence ATGCTAAATACTGTCTATATTGACGCATTAAAAAAACGAGAGGAAACACTTTCTATTTTAAAAGGAGAAAAATTTGATCAGATCATAGAGGAAGCCAAGCACAATTGGATAGATTACATGCCACAGAAGCAGGATTGTGAAATTGCCGGAATAGATAGTAGCTACAACAGCACAAAATTTCAAGGATTAGAACTTTGGGTGGTTACGGCGGTAGCTATAAAATCAGATAGTACTGTGATTTCAGAATTTCATAATCATGGTCTAGGTACACCGTCACCTGAACTTGAGACACAGGCCAGTAAAATGGAAATAGATGCCTGTACAGCGTCTGTAGATAAAGCAGATGTGGTGATATTAGATGGTTCATTATATTCTCAGTTTCTAACTAGACAATCCTCCCTTAGTTCCATGATTACAGCAGCCATAAAAAAGAGAAACAATGTAGTATTCATATCAAAAACTTCTTCGGCTAGAAAACAATTTGAAAAACTTGGTTCATTGGCAGGAGATATTTTTTACTATAATCATGCCACAAAGAAGGCAGGTTTTAGTAAAATTTTTGTAGACAAAGAATTAGGACCAGGCAAAGTTATTTCATCAACATATGCAAGATTAAGTGAGTCTACACCGTTGATAAAAATTGAATTATTTGGATCTGATCATGATGAAACAGAAGTAAAATCACTTTTAGATAAATTATGTAAAAATAGCGTTTCTGGATATCCATACGCCTTAAAGCTTGCGCACAACAAATGCAAGATAACATATACGGATCTTGCACGACTTGTTAGTCTATATGGACTAGGAAATGAAATTGGATCAAGAGAGGTGCTAGGATGA
- a CDS encoding HEAT repeat domain-containing protein codes for MEVIPNIRLELLSEMEERYEKKDKEYFMHLLDHKDFVIRTRAVCILVDFGGEEMVSHVATVLKNDSNELVRHEAAFSLGQMCYRSGIKPLEDAVKNDPSFFVRHEAAIALGVIGSQEAKETLQKALEDSSEPVRESAVVALSNLQFMEKLSKNERFAKLTGG; via the coding sequence ATGGAAGTTATTCCTAACATACGCTTAGAATTATTATCTGAAATGGAAGAAAGGTATGAAAAAAAAGACAAAGAGTATTTTATGCATCTTTTAGATCACAAAGACTTTGTCATAAGAACAAGAGCAGTATGCATTCTAGTAGATTTTGGAGGAGAGGAAATGGTTTCACATGTTGCTACTGTATTAAAAAATGATTCAAACGAGCTTGTAAGACATGAAGCAGCATTTTCGCTCGGTCAAATGTGTTATCGTAGTGGAATAAAGCCGCTTGAAGATGCAGTCAAAAATGACCCTAGTTTCTTTGTAAGACATGAAGCTGCAATTGCACTTGGTGTGATAGGTTCTCAGGAAGCAAAAGAAACACTACAAAAGGCTCTTGAAGATTCAAGCGAGCCAGTACGAGAATCTGCAGTTGTGGCTCTTTCTAATTTGCAATTTATGGAAAAATTAAGTAAAAACGAAAGATTTGCCAAGCTAACTGGCGGTTAG
- a CDS encoding exonuclease SbcCD subunit D, whose translation MIFSHISDTHLGFVQYHSEEREDDVYSAFNQAIDISINDHVDFVIFAGDIFHVPTPSGKAILVLANALKRLKQNNIDSFFILGDHDISRIRATPIPFVYHNLEFSKYIGNGKPFQYKDIMILGYDKRRKNEIHTFEQDFVMADAEAKNHTGHKILVLHQGITEINKFAGELNSTDLPKNFTYYGMGHLHERELKKFNHLGGPIAYPGSIELTSSEGIKETEKGFYEVDISSSEAKPNWIRLDTRPQYSVRTSFENLTNEVNNLSEKIQSFSRKPIVEIKIHGNNIETDLVQSQIAKLVPLTLRCFWKTIMSEENNGSVFIDKPAKIDDEMLKLAKDILNSESLANFAINDLLPLLSKNQIDDANHLVIENFNQFKKGVKKC comes from the coding sequence ATGATTTTCTCTCATATCTCAGACACACATTTAGGATTTGTACAATATCATTCAGAGGAAAGAGAAGACGATGTATATTCTGCATTTAATCAAGCAATTGATATTTCAATAAATGATCATGTAGATTTTGTAATTTTTGCAGGAGATATATTTCATGTACCCACTCCCAGTGGAAAGGCGATATTGGTTTTAGCAAATGCATTAAAGCGTTTAAAACAAAATAATATTGATTCTTTTTTCATTCTTGGTGATCATGACATCAGTAGGATACGTGCAACACCAATCCCATTTGTTTATCATAATTTGGAATTTTCTAAATATATTGGAAATGGAAAACCGTTCCAATACAAAGACATCATGATTTTAGGATATGATAAACGAAGAAAAAATGAGATTCATACCTTTGAACAAGATTTTGTAATGGCTGATGCCGAAGCAAAGAATCACACAGGTCATAAAATTCTTGTATTACATCAAGGAATTACAGAGATCAACAAGTTTGCAGGAGAATTAAATTCTACAGATCTTCCAAAGAACTTTACCTATTATGGCATGGGACATCTTCACGAGAGGGAATTAAAAAAATTCAATCATTTAGGAGGTCCTATAGCATATCCAGGCTCCATAGAACTTACTTCAAGTGAAGGAATCAAGGAAACAGAGAAGGGGTTTTACGAAGTAGATATCTCGTCATCTGAAGCAAAACCAAATTGGATAAGACTTGATACCAGACCTCAATATTCAGTTAGAACTAGTTTTGAAAACCTGACAAATGAAGTAAACAACTTGTCAGAAAAAATACAATCATTTTCAAGAAAACCAATAGTTGAAATAAAAATTCATGGAAACAACATAGAGACTGACCTTGTCCAATCTCAAATTGCGAAACTAGTTCCTCTTACACTACGATGTTTTTGGAAAACAATAATGTCAGAAGAAAATAATGGTTCAGTGTTTATTGACAAGCCTGCAAAAATTGATGATGAAATGTTAAAACTTGCAAAAGATATACTGAACTCTGAAAGTCTAGCAAATTTTGCAATTAATGATCTACTTCCACTTCTTTCAAAAAACCAGATTGACGATGCAAATCATTTGGTAATTGAAAACTTTAACCAATTCAAAAAGGGTGTGAAAAAATGTTAA